In Paenibacillus sp. 1781tsa1, one DNA window encodes the following:
- a CDS encoding pectinesterase family protein, with protein sequence MVSFVLVVAMLFSLLPGMVAAEDEATPLLSAFPGAEGGGKYVTGGRGGSVYEVTTLADSGPGSLRDAVSQSDTTVVFRVGGTIHLESPLAITGSNITIAGQTAPGEGITVSDYWTTFQADNIIVRHMRFRLGDKHPSEDDVFGGRYHKNIMIDHSSFTWSVDEVLSMYANENTTVQWSVIAESMLMTTHQKGRHGYAGIWGGNNTSFHHNIIAHNVSRNPRFAGAPGFNTESYNNIVYNWGFFSAYGGEEGNYNLMNNYYKYGPNTYRNARDQIFLDVAPDTRLHVSGNVVDSYPDVTADNWLGVGELANPDSKLLAPVQMANPTSMDDAETAYEQVLAKAGASLPRRDAIDARIVNDVKNRTGQHINSQKEVGGYLEFEEMASALVDSDHDGMPDEWEISMGLNPNDPADRNEIHESGYTYLETYLNSIAGNGSMNPTVTLQSPANHTVQTEGSSVEITASASDIDGSIAKVEFYQNDVKLGEDETAPYTFTWEDVQDGTHYLTVRAIDDSGTSTQSNNVTVHVHKQNSIAPWSSTDIGEPGITGHAQLGASDTDVTVKSAGDIHGETDHFHYAYQILEGNGEIVARVDQVTATDDGAEAGVMIRKSLDASSPFIAAMVTYVKGGQQAVSLVRDGAGTEVVHQEKGSMVTLPYWVKLVRLGDQVTSLVSKDGNNWFVIDSQSFPADETVYIGLAADASKPDDEVDKLNASVFSNASVQELPADFPTAPTELVAEPDLKSIHLHWDEVQSADSYSMYRADIPGGPYTLQQEGITTITYTDPNLTVGKAYYYAVKATNDHGTSFYSNEASAAAEGEPETIFYMNDDFEDTEINTTPASYTGLPDPQTNDLKVVVNQIPTGTTGNASTKALMLYDNGAGIAQFVRSFPPQRGSFVFEADIMSQGWPGTSTVLQLQNGTGSRTALSIELRKPSAPVAEDQYTLIYKKDGKDHKLMNAPVNNQWYNFKIVGNVASQKADIYIDDVRVADDVPFQADVTADGVGRLFARTPGTGKGTLFYDNVKLYVEPVSSPKGLRTEPGNGMVRLHWEEADGASTYNVKRSIQSANDYELIASELTETTYIDEEVTNGTTYTYVVTAVGPLGESGNSNTSSVTPSEDAVRPDMPENLKAVARNAQADLTWDEVEAANYYTLKRSLQAEGPYTAVSSRAAVPTFRDGGLDNGTTYYYVVSATGIGGEGADSSPVAITPTMALTTPQVTAESLPKSVSITWEAIEGASTYVIKRAMSVTGTYDVIADQESGTSYVDTGLVNGKPYYYKVSAIAQGTRSLDSAAVGTRPAVDDGRPQTPSEIRAEPGESTITLTWQEAEGAKEYSVKRSESPEGPFVTVASNTNDTSFSDTQLINGTAYYYVITALNEVGESMSSAPISEIPAPVLTVSPYGSAQYEQVQEAIDAVPDNSTLPTIIRIKDGTYREKLDVPSTKKHLRVIGESREGTVLIFGDSASTLDSSGNALGTSGSYSFRVQTNDFTAEHLTIQNDAGDNAGQAVALLARGDRLVFRDVSLKGWQDTLYVNDGRQYYVDSYIEGDVDFIFGNATALFENSVIHSLSNGYVTAASTAEEKSGYVFLNSRITGDSSLAGTIPLGRPWRPYANVVYINSYMDNHISASGWNNWSNPDNERTARFTEFASYGPGANPKARFNWTTQLTTEEAEKYLPAQLFAGADNWNPAAELSLVQESAD encoded by the coding sequence ATGGTATCATTCGTATTGGTCGTTGCGATGTTGTTCAGTTTGCTACCAGGTATGGTTGCTGCAGAAGATGAAGCTACTCCATTATTGTCCGCATTTCCCGGTGCTGAAGGCGGCGGTAAGTACGTGACAGGTGGTAGGGGAGGGTCAGTGTATGAAGTGACCACCCTCGCCGATTCCGGCCCTGGATCCCTTCGAGATGCTGTTAGTCAGAGTGATACCACCGTAGTATTCAGAGTGGGAGGAACGATCCATCTAGAATCCCCTCTGGCGATTACCGGTTCTAATATCACGATTGCTGGACAGACAGCTCCAGGAGAAGGAATCACTGTATCCGATTATTGGACCACATTCCAAGCGGACAACATTATCGTCAGGCATATGCGCTTCCGGCTTGGGGATAAGCATCCTAGTGAGGATGACGTATTTGGTGGACGATACCACAAAAACATTATGATCGACCACTCGTCGTTTACCTGGTCTGTTGACGAAGTACTGAGTATGTACGCCAACGAGAATACAACTGTGCAGTGGTCTGTCATTGCTGAGAGCATGCTGATGACTACGCATCAGAAGGGGCGGCATGGATATGCAGGTATCTGGGGAGGGAACAACACCTCCTTCCATCACAACATCATTGCTCATAACGTGAGCCGTAACCCGAGATTTGCAGGGGCTCCTGGTTTTAATACCGAGTCTTACAACAATATTGTCTACAATTGGGGGTTCTTCTCTGCTTATGGCGGTGAGGAGGGCAACTATAACCTCATGAATAACTACTATAAATACGGACCGAATACGTATCGAAATGCCCGGGATCAGATTTTCCTTGATGTTGCACCTGATACACGATTACATGTGAGTGGCAATGTCGTGGACAGTTATCCCGATGTCACAGCGGACAACTGGTTAGGTGTGGGAGAACTTGCGAATCCAGATTCCAAACTACTCGCTCCTGTGCAGATGGCTAATCCCACATCCATGGACGATGCAGAAACAGCCTATGAGCAAGTTCTTGCAAAAGCAGGTGCAAGTCTGCCTAGACGGGACGCCATCGATGCTCGAATTGTAAATGATGTGAAAAACCGCACGGGACAACATATTAATTCACAAAAGGAAGTTGGCGGTTACCTTGAGTTTGAGGAGATGGCTTCAGCTCTGGTTGACTCGGATCATGACGGTATGCCCGACGAATGGGAGATCAGTATGGGACTCAATCCGAATGATCCTGCTGACCGTAACGAGATACATGAATCAGGTTATACCTATCTGGAGACATACCTGAACAGCATTGCTGGCAACGGATCTATGAATCCCACGGTTACCCTTCAGTCACCAGCCAATCATACCGTTCAGACTGAAGGGTCTTCCGTTGAGATCACGGCTTCTGCGTCAGATATAGACGGCAGCATTGCCAAAGTGGAATTTTATCAAAATGATGTGAAACTGGGGGAAGATGAGACAGCGCCTTACACGTTTACATGGGAAGATGTGCAGGATGGCACTCATTATCTCACCGTCCGAGCGATTGATGACTCAGGTACTTCAACGCAGTCCAACAATGTCACGGTACATGTTCACAAGCAGAACAGTATTGCCCCTTGGTCATCAACCGATATTGGAGAACCGGGCATTACGGGTCATGCCCAATTGGGAGCTAGTGATACTGACGTTACGGTAAAATCAGCTGGAGATATCCATGGAGAGACGGATCATTTCCACTATGCTTACCAAATCTTAGAAGGAAATGGTGAGATTGTAGCTAGAGTTGATCAGGTGACAGCTACCGACGATGGAGCCGAAGCAGGTGTCATGATTCGTAAAAGTCTGGATGCGTCATCCCCGTTTATTGCCGCCATGGTCACTTATGTGAAGGGTGGACAACAAGCCGTTAGCCTTGTTCGTGATGGAGCGGGCACCGAAGTTGTGCATCAGGAAAAAGGCAGCATGGTCACACTCCCGTATTGGGTTAAGCTTGTGCGACTTGGGGATCAAGTGACTTCACTTGTATCCAAAGACGGTAACAATTGGTTTGTTATCGATTCACAATCATTCCCAGCAGACGAAACGGTCTACATCGGATTGGCAGCCGATGCTTCCAAACCGGATGATGAAGTTGATAAGCTCAATGCATCTGTTTTCTCCAATGCATCCGTTCAGGAGTTGCCTGCTGATTTCCCGACAGCACCTACTGAACTTGTAGCTGAGCCGGACCTCAAGTCCATTCACTTACATTGGGATGAAGTGCAAAGCGCTGACTCTTATTCAATGTATAGAGCAGATATACCTGGTGGGCCATACACGTTGCAGCAAGAGGGGATTACGACCATCACCTACACAGATCCCAATCTTACTGTAGGTAAAGCCTATTATTATGCAGTGAAGGCTACGAATGATCATGGCACAAGCTTCTATTCCAATGAGGCTAGTGCAGCAGCGGAAGGAGAGCCCGAGACCATCTTTTACATGAATGATGACTTTGAGGATACCGAGATCAATACGACACCAGCAAGTTACACTGGACTACCTGACCCACAGACGAACGATCTTAAAGTTGTTGTTAACCAGATCCCCACAGGAACAACAGGAAACGCGTCTACTAAAGCGCTCATGCTATATGACAATGGGGCTGGGATCGCCCAATTCGTAAGATCATTTCCACCACAACGGGGAAGTTTTGTATTTGAGGCTGATATCATGTCTCAAGGCTGGCCTGGCACCTCAACCGTTCTGCAATTGCAAAATGGAACCGGCAGTCGCACCGCACTTTCCATTGAGCTACGCAAACCTTCTGCTCCGGTAGCAGAGGATCAGTATACGCTAATATACAAAAAAGACGGCAAAGATCACAAATTAATGAATGCACCGGTCAATAATCAATGGTACAACTTCAAAATCGTTGGCAATGTAGCCTCGCAAAAAGCGGACATATACATTGATGACGTGCGCGTCGCAGATGATGTCCCGTTCCAGGCCGATGTGACTGCCGATGGTGTTGGACGTTTGTTTGCCAGAACACCAGGCACGGGTAAAGGCACGTTGTTCTATGACAATGTCAAACTTTATGTTGAACCGGTTAGTTCTCCTAAAGGGCTTCGTACCGAACCAGGCAATGGTATGGTGAGATTACATTGGGAGGAAGCGGACGGGGCTTCTACGTACAATGTAAAGCGTAGTATTCAGTCCGCGAACGACTACGAGTTGATTGCTTCTGAGTTAACTGAGACAACTTACATTGACGAAGAGGTCACCAATGGAACGACTTACACATATGTCGTCACGGCCGTTGGTCCATTGGGCGAGAGCGGCAATTCCAACACGTCTTCAGTGACACCCTCGGAGGATGCTGTACGACCAGACATGCCTGAGAATCTGAAAGCTGTTGCGAGAAACGCACAAGCAGATTTAACGTGGGATGAAGTCGAAGCAGCTAACTACTACACTTTAAAACGTAGTTTGCAGGCTGAAGGCCCGTATACAGCTGTGTCGTCTCGTGCAGCTGTTCCTACGTTTCGGGATGGAGGACTGGATAATGGAACGACCTACTATTACGTCGTATCTGCGACTGGTATTGGAGGAGAGGGAGCGGATTCTTCCCCGGTTGCTATAACACCAACCATGGCTCTAACTACTCCCCAAGTCACGGCAGAGTCTCTTCCCAAATCCGTTTCTATTACGTGGGAAGCGATAGAAGGCGCTTCGACTTATGTGATCAAGCGTGCAATGTCCGTGACTGGAACTTATGATGTCATTGCTGATCAAGAATCAGGAACTTCCTATGTGGATACAGGACTCGTGAACGGTAAGCCATATTATTATAAGGTATCCGCAATTGCTCAAGGTACACGAAGCCTTGACTCCGCAGCCGTTGGTACACGGCCAGCAGTGGATGATGGTAGACCTCAGACCCCGTCAGAGATTCGTGCTGAGCCAGGTGAAAGTACAATCACTCTTACTTGGCAAGAAGCCGAGGGGGCTAAGGAATATTCAGTGAAACGAAGTGAATCACCCGAAGGGCCATTCGTTACTGTAGCTTCCAATACAAATGATACTTCATTCTCTGATACACAGTTAATCAATGGCACTGCCTATTATTATGTCATTACGGCATTGAATGAAGTTGGCGAGAGTATGTCGTCCGCTCCAATATCTGAAATTCCTGCACCAGTTCTAACCGTGTCACCTTATGGAAGTGCACAATATGAACAGGTTCAGGAAGCTATAGATGCTGTTCCGGACAATAGCACGCTTCCTACCATCATACGAATCAAAGATGGAACTTACCGTGAGAAGCTGGACGTACCGTCCACCAAAAAACATCTGCGAGTGATTGGAGAGAGCCGGGAGGGCACTGTGCTGATCTTTGGTGATTCTGCCAGCACATTGGATTCATCCGGCAATGCACTCGGTACCTCAGGTAGCTATAGCTTCCGGGTGCAGACAAACGATTTTACGGCTGAGCATCTGACCATACAAAATGATGCGGGCGACAATGCAGGTCAAGCGGTTGCTCTGCTCGCTCGTGGTGATCGTCTGGTATTCCGGGACGTTAGCCTGAAGGGGTGGCAGGACACGCTTTATGTGAATGATGGAAGGCAATATTATGTGGACAGTTATATTGAAGGTGATGTCGACTTTATCTTTGGCAATGCAACGGCATTGTTTGAGAACAGCGTCATTCACAGTTTAAGCAATGGTTACGTTACTGCAGCATCCACCGCGGAGGAGAAGTCTGGTTATGTATTCCTGAATAGCCGCATTACTGGCGATTCAAGTCTTGCTGGAACTATACCTCTTGGCAGACCGTGGAGACCTTATGCCAATGTAGTCTATATCAACAGCTATATGGATAATCACATTAGTGCATCTGGATGGAATAACTGGAGTAACCCGGATAATGAACGTACAGCACGTTTTACCGAATTCGCCAGTTATGGGCCTGGAGCGAATCCCAAAGCACGTTTTAACTGGACGACTCAGTTGACGACGGAAGAGGCAGAGAAATATTTGCCTGCCCAGCTCTTTGCCGGAGCGGATAATTGGAATCCGGCCGCAGAACTTTCACTCGTGCAAGAGAGCGCTGATTAA
- a CDS encoding extracellular solute-binding protein — MKYRTSKLLALTLSGALLLSACAGGSGDSGTNADGKTTISWLNIMHTASPPTDTVLNKIEEITDVDIQFSWIPDASKEERLNTSLASGSLADIVSLTILENSSVRNALKAGVFWEVGPYLDEFPNLKGISQDMRNSASIEGKLYGIPMQKQVARNGVILRKDWLDKVGLPVPKTTAELMEVAKAFTEQDPDGNGVKDTTGFIDRSDLVFGAFKTLGSYFGTPSGWAISEDGKVTPEFESEGYIQAMDYMKELYTNGYINQDFAVTAKKDQQEGFAQGKAGIYVGALFDSKGLFNLAQGVQDDMELVMVNDITSTGNESDRAIWSTSNGVGGLLAFPKSEVKDEAELKRILKFMDDLMSEEVFTLMTYGIKDVHYSLDENNGATIINTKLWEQEVQPFSSSRPNENGYAIVDADPLRIESTRLIEENTTFAVLNPVYSLESPTFSEQGSELQKIITDATYKYILGKMDRPGFQNAIDTWRKSGGDKIISEYEAAHQTVLNNK, encoded by the coding sequence ATGAAATATAGAACTTCCAAATTGTTAGCGCTTACGTTAAGTGGAGCCTTACTGTTATCTGCCTGTGCGGGAGGAAGTGGGGACTCAGGAACCAATGCTGATGGCAAAACAACGATTAGTTGGTTGAATATTATGCATACCGCTTCACCGCCTACGGATACCGTGCTTAACAAAATTGAAGAGATTACGGATGTGGATATACAGTTTTCCTGGATTCCGGATGCTTCTAAGGAAGAACGGCTTAATACTTCACTTGCTTCCGGTTCTCTCGCTGACATCGTATCCTTGACGATTCTGGAGAATTCTTCGGTTCGCAATGCGCTCAAAGCAGGCGTCTTCTGGGAGGTTGGGCCGTATCTCGACGAATTCCCGAACCTGAAAGGCATATCTCAGGATATGCGCAATTCGGCATCCATTGAAGGAAAGTTATACGGTATTCCGATGCAAAAGCAGGTAGCGCGCAATGGTGTTATTTTACGTAAAGACTGGCTCGACAAGGTTGGTTTACCTGTTCCCAAAACAACGGCAGAACTCATGGAAGTGGCAAAGGCATTTACAGAACAAGATCCCGATGGCAATGGCGTGAAAGACACAACCGGATTCATTGATCGCAGTGATTTGGTGTTTGGTGCTTTTAAGACCCTGGGATCTTACTTTGGTACACCAAGTGGTTGGGCGATTAGTGAGGATGGCAAAGTGACACCTGAGTTTGAGTCGGAAGGTTACATTCAAGCTATGGATTATATGAAAGAGTTGTATACCAATGGATACATTAATCAGGATTTTGCAGTAACAGCCAAGAAGGATCAGCAGGAAGGCTTCGCTCAGGGCAAGGCAGGGATCTATGTGGGAGCTCTATTTGATAGCAAGGGTCTGTTTAATCTTGCCCAAGGTGTTCAAGATGATATGGAGCTTGTCATGGTCAATGATATTACGTCCACAGGAAATGAAAGTGATCGAGCAATCTGGTCGACATCCAATGGCGTAGGTGGGTTGCTTGCTTTTCCTAAATCGGAGGTTAAGGACGAAGCTGAATTAAAACGTATTCTGAAGTTTATGGATGATCTGATGAGTGAAGAGGTATTTACCTTGATGACATATGGAATCAAAGATGTGCACTATAGCCTCGACGAGAACAATGGTGCCACCATAATTAATACCAAGTTATGGGAGCAAGAGGTACAGCCATTTTCTTCCTCGCGCCCTAACGAGAACGGGTATGCCATTGTGGATGCTGACCCACTACGTATTGAATCGACACGATTAATTGAAGAAAATACAACCTTTGCCGTGCTGAACCCAGTGTATTCGCTGGAATCACCAACGTTCTCAGAACAAGGCTCTGAGTTGCAGAAGATCATCACGGATGCAACATACAAGTATATCCTGGGCAAGATGGATCGGCCTGGTTTCCAGAATGCTATTGATACTTGGAGAAAATCAGGTGGAGACAAAATCATTTCCGAATATGAGGCAGCTCATCAAACCGTTTTAAACAATAAATAA
- a CDS encoding glycoside hydrolase family 105 protein, with translation MLETKSAKDLWAAKTAASIMERTPKLYEENGHHGKWSYDYGVVLKGFERLWQATGYEQYAQYIQDNMDYFIQGDGSIRGYRMEEHNIDHLNNGKLMFGLYDRTGKIKYKLAAGLLREQFETHPRTSEGAFWHKQVYPYQIWLDGLYMGAPFYLEYLLRWEPEEGLLNDVTRQFILCAHHTRDDATGLLYHAWDEQRNQSWSHPVTGQSPNFWGRSIGWFVMALVDVLELLPSHHPDYSKLVDIFTDTMTALRTYQDTASGVWYQVVNEGDRKGNYLEASASSMIVYAMAKGIRLGWLPWEWELILNHAYAGLISEFVMETNQGWVNLYKNCQVAGLGGDARRDGSYAYYISEPIITNDQKGMGAFLLACTEYEYLLHAKV, from the coding sequence ATGCTTGAAACAAAATCTGCTAAAGATCTATGGGCAGCCAAAACAGCCGCATCCATCATGGAGCGAACCCCTAAGCTGTATGAAGAGAACGGGCATCACGGCAAGTGGTCTTATGATTATGGCGTGGTGTTAAAAGGATTTGAACGGTTATGGCAAGCGACTGGATATGAGCAATATGCACAATACATCCAGGATAATATGGATTATTTTATTCAAGGTGATGGATCGATTCGGGGATACCGGATGGAAGAACATAATATTGATCATTTGAATAACGGCAAGCTGATGTTCGGCCTGTATGACAGGACAGGGAAAATAAAATATAAGCTTGCGGCAGGTCTGTTACGTGAACAATTTGAGACTCACCCGCGCACGTCTGAGGGAGCTTTCTGGCACAAGCAAGTATATCCCTATCAGATCTGGTTGGACGGTCTCTATATGGGTGCGCCGTTCTATCTGGAATACTTGCTTCGTTGGGAGCCCGAAGAGGGCTTGTTGAACGATGTGACTAGACAATTTATACTGTGTGCCCATCATACCCGAGACGATGCTACAGGATTGCTATATCATGCTTGGGATGAACAGCGCAATCAGTCTTGGAGCCATCCGGTAACAGGACAATCACCAAACTTCTGGGGCAGATCTATCGGCTGGTTTGTTATGGCTTTAGTCGATGTCCTGGAGTTATTACCAAGCCATCATCCCGATTATAGCAAGTTGGTTGATATTTTCACAGATACGATGACTGCGCTGCGCACCTATCAGGATACAGCTAGCGGGGTATGGTATCAAGTGGTAAATGAGGGAGATCGCAAAGGAAATTATCTGGAGGCTTCAGCATCCAGCATGATTGTCTACGCCATGGCCAAAGGGATTCGGCTAGGATGGTTACCGTGGGAATGGGAACTGATATTGAACCATGCTTATGCAGGATTAATCTCTGAATTCGTAATGGAGACCAATCAGGGTTGGGTGAATCTCTACAAAAACTGCCAGGTTGCAGGGCTCGGTGGAGATGCAAGGCGTGACGGAAGTTACGCGTATTATATAAGTGAACCGATTATAACGAATGATCAAAAAGGAATGGGAGCTTTCTTGCTCGCATGTACCGAATACGAGTACTTGCTGCATGCCAAAGTTTAA